GAAGAACCTGTCTGCAGGTGTGCAGGTCGATGACGGCGTCCTCCAGACCCGCGGCCCTGCGGCGTGGAGGGACGTCAGGAAGTCGTCTGCCCCGGCGGCGCTGCGGTTCACCAGGCAGCTGAGTGTGGGCGGCGTGGGCCCGTCCTCCTGGGTCCACCTGAACCAGGACCACTACCCGTTCCCCAACAGGAGGACGCCGAGAATCTCTGACGCCGCCCGGCGACTGGGCATGTACTCGTCCTTCTGAGAGACTCACAcgactttaaaaataaataacatcttTCAAACTCTTCAATTTTTTCTTGTaggaaattttattttttcctttcctcttgttGTCATGcatctctccgtctttctctcagTCGTGAAAACGATTTGTTgagtttctgtttctattttttaaatctaagtGAATCTTTATATGTTCAACATCATGTTCACAAACATCTTTtcacattattatatataaatatagatgaATAACAGAAAAGCATCAGGAGTGATGCTGTATATCCTCGATCAGACGATGCTAACGTTTGGTTGCTAACTGTTTTATAttgtcatgatgtcatcatgatgtcatcGTGACATCCGTTATACCACATGATGACGAACGATTGGTAAATAAGCTGCTGATCGCGTCTCTACTCTTATCGGTTCCTACACTGtatgatgtcatttcctggcGTCTTCATGACATCATaggatgatagatgatagacatatcttggaaaatattttttattggaCCATATttttcttgacctttgaccaagtAAAATTAACAGGAACACGCTTGCTCTGCTTTCACATTATagttaatatttgtttgtttgtgttaattaaaatctgaatttgaattttGTTAAGGAAAAACTTTTGTTTATTAAAGTTTAAATGATCAGATTTACtgaaaaatagtaaaaaaagaaaaataaatgtagtatttgtcttttatttgatttaatgttttattgaacaTTAATTTCTTATGGAGGAACAAAGTGTCCAAGATTAAATTAATACATATAaacatgaaatcataaaaaaatattttttcaaaatgttatattttcttactttgtgtctttatgtcattttacatttcacgtTTCATTTCTTTATGatcctttattttattttattgtcataGAAGAATTTAGAGGATGTTTGACCCTCGTACGGCGCCGTAGCAGATCATAGATCGTCTAATGTTTCACCGATGAGTCCTCTGATCGTCGGCGGGGGTCGCTCTTGTCGCCTGTTTCCTGTGAGCGCGGTTTTACGTCAAGTGGATCGTGAAGCGCGCGGAgtgagacctcctcctctctgacgtCACGTCTCGTCCCAGGAACTACAGACCACAACAACACGTCGTGGAGCCGTGGACGGTTACCGGAGGAAAGCTCGCAGCTCTTTGTCGTCGCGTCGCGGGACGCCGAGGTAACGGACGGAAACACGTCACCGACGCTACCGACGCGCTAATGGCTTTCCATAGACTCCGTCTTTGCTCGAAGTTCAGTCGATGTTCGCTGTAACCTCGTCAATGCGACACGAACAAACCTCGTCCCGCTGTTTGTTCGtgtcattaatattaataacaacacGTCAGCACCGTGTGGTGACGTCACCGCGActcaaactgaaactgaagcCGCGATGAACGCGACTGAAGGTCGGACATTGAACGTCACATATACGTTTGTGTAGACAGGTGCTGCCTTCACTGACCGTCTGTTCAGGTCAGAACTACAAGATGATGCATCTGTCACAATCTGAACAAATTCTAATTTTACTCTTCAAACTCTCCTTCGGCACATTTACATGtctattaatattaatatacatatttatgaGCTGGATGTTGTTGTTAGAGGTTATAAGTGAAGCTGGGACAATGAACTgatcattattgattattaattaatgggtgaaatcattttcatggTTTCAGCTTCCGACcgtgtctgtttttaaaaggggCGTGGCTTCGTCAGCAGGTTGACTTCCAGGGTCCTGAAAAGGTGAAattacccacaatcctctgtgaggagtgaggaagtgttttaaatgagatgtttttcttctgcagtttGTCTCTCGGGGGAATCGAACCACCGTCACCTCGTCCTCACCTCGTGTCCCGCCGCTGTCAGATACGATGGCGGAGCAGAACACGGAGGCGAAGCTGAAGAACCTGCTGAAGCAGGAGAAGATCCAGCTGTGGAATCCTCCGTACACcgacgaggaggacggcgaGCGTCCGGGAGCGCAGCACCTGcaggtaaagaagaagaaaaaacaataaataggACATTTTCAATAGAGCGCTACACTGAACCGCTCCAGTTCCGTAAGTGAATTTCCCGTTCGtccattttctccattgacgTTTCATGAAATCTTTATACAAAGAGTTTTAATCCTGAACCAAGACGATAAACTACGAGATGAAACGTTTCAGTAAAACGTTTAATTTCTTCTGAGCAATTTCACTTACACCTCAGAGCTCAGAGCTCACAAGTCGTGGTTGGTGGTTCCTCCGACTCAAGGAGGCGTTCGAGTGTCAACCTCCGACTTGCAGGTCTGTGATGTCGGGTTCAACCAGGTTGATTTCATTCGGACTTGTAGCTTCTACAGGTTCATGTTCCATTGTGTCACGACCTCGCAGCTCGACAGGTGGGTGGACCTGGACAGTTACCACATTATGgttaataatcaaaatgtcaatggagaataaGAATATGGATTTTCACTTCCAGAACGTGCCTGTCGCGCTCTATAAGAGAAAGGTGCTGTGAGTTTACAGTGTAATGAATGAACTGTGCTCCAGGAACTGGCGGAGCATTACGcccccctgctgcagctgccggTGGCGGAGGTAGGGGGCGCTCTGGAGTCCATCAGGGTCCAGACAGTGACGAGGGGCAAAGGTATCAGGACGTACAGAGAAACCAACGTGGCCacgctggagctgctgctgcccagaGACAGCAGGAAGGTAGATGATCAATAAACGATCGATACACGATCAATATGTCACCGTATCGGTTATGATCTGACAGATTCATCTTTATCGACCGaaacacaaatgtttgttttcaggtgACAAAGTCAAAGAAGAATCTTCTGGAGACGAGGCTGGACGTGTCCGCCCAAGAGGTGGTGGACAGGTATAgacgcacaggcacacacacacaaacacaaaaacacacacacacacacatacacaaaaacacacacacacacacacacacaaacacaaaaacacacacacacacacatacacaaaaacacacggacacacaaacacacaaacacacacacacacacaaacacaaaaacacacacacacacactgctgcactgaatgtgtgtgtgcctctgtcgTAGGGTCGGAGAAGAGTTCGGCCTCAAATACATCAAACTGATTCTCAACGGGAAAACTCTGAGTCCAGGTGAGTTCACACCTCCGTCAGTGATGACGTCACACTCGTGCTCCGCCCACACATCatttatactgtgtgtgtgtgtgtgcgcacacagacCAGCGTCTGGACGAACAAGGTGTGAAGAACCACAGTAAGGTGATGGTGCTGAAGGTGAGCGACGCTGAGCTGAAGCAACAGATgaacgaggaggagcagaggaagacagagcAGAGCCAAAGTGTCCAGAGGACGCAGAGGGGGTTCCAGATCCTGTCAGagagaggtgtgaactacaggtcccctagaggagaggagtgaactacaggtcctctagaggagaggagtgaactacaggtccagtagaggagaggagtgaactacaggtcctctagaggagaggagtgaactacaggtcctctagaggagaggagtgaactacaggtcctctagaggagaggagtgaactacaggtccagtagaggagaggagtgaactacaggtccagtagaggagaggagtgaactacaggtcctctagaggagaggagtgaactacaggtcctctagaggagaggtgtgaactacaggtcctctagaggagaggagtgaactacaggtcctctagaggagaggagtgaactacaggtcctctagaggagaggagtgaactacaggtccagtagaggagaggtgtgaactacaggtccagtagaggagaggagtgaactacaggtcctctagaggagaggtgtgaactacaggtccagtagaggagaggagtgaactacaggtcctctagaggagaggtgtgaactacaggtcccctagaggagaggagtgaactacaggtcctctagaggagaggagtgaactacaggtcctctagaggagaggagtgaactacaggtcctctagaggagaggagtgaactacaggtcctctagaggagaggtgtgaactacaggtcctctagaggagaggtgtgaactacaggtcctctagaggagaggagtgaactacaggtcctctagaggagaggagtgaactacaggtccagtagaggagaggtgtgaactacaggtccagtagaggagaggagtgaactacaggtccagtagaggagaggagtgaactacaggtcctctagaggagaggagtgaactacaggtcctctagaggagaggagtgaactacaggtccagtagaggagaggtgtgaactacaggtcctctagaggagaggtgtgaactacaggtccagtagaggagaggagtgaactacaggtcctctagaggagaggagtgaactacaggtcctctagaggagaggtgtgaactacaggtcctgaactacaggtcctctagaggagaggtgtgaactacaggtcctgaactacaggtcctctagaggagaggtgtgaactacaggtcctctagaggagaggagtgaactacaggtcctctagaggagaggagtgaagtacaggtccagtagaggagaggtgtgaactacaggtcctctagaggagaggagtgaactacaggtcctctagaggagaggtgtgaactacaggtcctctagaggagaggtgtgaactacaggtcctctagaggagaggagtgaactacaggtcctctagaggagaggtgtgaactacaggtcctctagaggagaggagtgaactacaggtcctctagaggagaggagtgaactacaggtcctctagaggagaggtgtgaactacaggtccagtagaggagaggtgtgaactacaggtcctctagaggagaggagtgaactacaggtcctctagaggagaggtgtgaactacaggtcctctagaggagaggagtgaactacaggtcctctagaggagaggagtgaactacaggtcctctagaggagaggtgtgaactacaggtccagtagaggagaggtgtgaactacaggtcctctagaggagaggagtgaactacaggtcctctagaggagaggagtgaactacaggtcctctagaggagaggtgtgaactacaggtccagtagaggagaggtgtgaactacaggtcctctagaggagaggagtgaactacaggtcctctagaggagaggagtgaactacaggtcctctagaggagaggtgtgaactacaggtcctctagaggagaggtgtgaactacaggtccagtagaggagaggtgtgaactacaggtccagtagaggagaggagtgaactacaggtcctctagaggagaggtgtgaactacaggtccagtagaggagaggtgtgaactacaggtcctctagaggagaggtgtgaactacaggtcctctagaggagaggtgtgaactacaggtccagtagaggagaggagtgaactacaggtcctctagaggagaggagtgaactacaggtccagtagaggagaggagtgaactacaggtcctctagaggagaggagtgaactacaggtccagtagaggagaggagtgaactacaggtccagtagaggagaggtgtgaactacaggtcctctagaggagaggtgtgaactacaggtcctctagaggagaggtgtgaactacaggtcctctagaggagaggtgtgaactacaggtcctctagaggagaggagtgaactacaggtccagtagaggagaggagtgaactacaggtcctctagaggagaggagtgaactacaggtcctctagaggagaggtgtgaactacaggtcctctagaggagaggagtgaactacaggtccagtagaggagaggtgtgaactacaggtcctctagaggagaggagtgaactacaggtcctctagaggagaggtgtgaactacaggtcctctagaggagaggtgtgaactacaggtcctctagaggagaggtgtgaactacaggtccagtagaggagaggtgtgaactacaggtccagtagaggagaggagtgaactacaggtcctctagaggagaggagtgaactacaggtccagtagaggagaggtgtgaactacaggtcctctagaggagaggagtgaactacaggtccagtagaggagaggagtgaactacaggtccagtagaggagaggtgtgaactacaggtcctctagaggagaggagtgaactacaggtccagtagaggagaggagtgaactacaggtcctctagaggagaggagtgaactacaggtcctctagaggagaggtgtgaactacaggtccagtagaggagaggtgtgaactacaggtcctctagaggagaggagtgaactacaggtcctctagaggagaggagtgaactacaggtcctctagaggagaggagtgaactacaggtcctctagaggagaggtgtgaactacaggtcctctagaggagaggagtgaactacaggtccagtagaggagaggtgtgaactacaggtcctctagaggagaggagtgaactacaggtccagtagaggagaggtgtgaactacaggtccagtagaggagaggagtgaactacaggtccagtagaggagaggagtgaactacaggtccagtagaggagaggagtgaactacaggtcctctagaggagaggtgtgaactacaggtccagtagaggagaggagtgaactacaggtccagtagaggagaggtgtgaactacaggtccagtagaggagaggagtgaactacaggtccagtagaggagaggagtgaactacaggtccagtagaggagaggagtgaactacaggtccagtagaggagaggagtgaactacaggtcctctagaggagaggtgtgaactacaggtccagtagaggagaggtgtgaactacaggtccagtagaggagaggagtgaactacaggtccagtagaggagaggtgtgaactacaggtccagtagaggagaggagtgaactacaggtccagtagaggagaggtgtgaactacaggtccagtagaggagaggagtgaactacaggtcctctagaggagaggagtgaactacaggtacagtagaggagaggagtgaactacaggtccagtagaggagaggtgtgaactacaggtccagtagaggagaggagtgaactacaggtccagtagaggagaggtgtgaactacaggtaATGAtacagtctctctctttgtcagacGGCAGCGACGACCCGGATGTGTCTCCGTTCCTGGAGGTCGCCGACCAGAAGGGAAACCCTCTGAAGATCCCTCACCAGGAGAAGAAGGTTGTTAGATtatcacacacagaaacacactgatcaCCACGGTGACTAaaactcactgtgtgtgtgtgtgtgtgtgtgtgtgtgtgtgtgtgtgtgtgtgtgtgtcaggctctGATCCTGGCGATGGGTTTCCATGAGAAAGGTCGTTCTCTGATGAAGAGGAAACAGTACGACAGTGCTCTGTGTCACCTGCTGCAGGCCGACCAGCAGTTCAGGTACATGACATCACCTCTGACATCACGTACAGTAGTATTTGTGCCAGAAGAAACATTAACAGTTGTAGAACTTGTAGTAGTAACTTGTCTCTCTGCATGCAGTATGTGCAGTAGTTCCAGTAGCAGTACTTGTACCAGTACTTGTAGCAGTACCACTAGCCGTAacgtgtctgtgtgcagtgcGTGTGGCTCGGCGCTGCTAAGCTCGGTGGATAACTTCGCTGTGCTGCAGCTGGACGTGGTCTGGTGTTACAGAGCGCTGGAGGCGCTGTCGTGTCTGGACGACGGCAGGAAGCGGCTGCAGCGAGCTGAGGACTGTTTCCTGCAGTGTTACGGAGAGCGACGGGAGAGACTGCGCATGATCAAGGTGAGTGGATCAGCCGCCGCAACGCACAGATCCGGGTTTAGACCAATCACAtcgtgtcacagtgtgtgtgtgtgtgtgtgcgtgtgtgtgcgtgcgtgtgttttgtcagGGCAACACGGGCAGAGAGGACGTGTTGTTTCTGCGGCTTTACCTCCTCCAGAGTCTCCTCTCCTACATCGAAGGAAACGACGTTCAGGCTCGACAGCAACTGTCCAAGGTGAGGTCACTGAGGTCACTGGGGTCACTGAGGTCACAGGGTCACTGAGGTCACTGTTGTTTCAGGTGGAGTCTCTGTTCGGTCGCCTGTGTCTGGACTCTGAGAAGATGGCTCAGCTCATGACTCTGGGCTTCTCCGAGAGAGAAGCACGCCTCGGACTCCGAGCGTGTCAGGGCGACCTGCAGGAGGCCGCCATCCACATCAGCAACCGCAGACAGGTAACGTGTGTCACGACCCtcactgacccctgaccccaacGTTAAGGTCAAGGGTCAACCCTAGAAGCAGCACAAGTCCACAGGCACGTATCAGTCCTCCTGGAAGAGACCAGCAGTGTAACatcagtcagccaccagggggcgatcaggttgttgtttgtgttgctcaggagcgagaggagctgaagaagagcgagaggcagaggaggaggaggaggacggaggacgtCTCCGCCCTGGTGGAGCTAGGATACTCCAGGACGGACGCTGCCCGAGCGCTGCACGCCGCCGACGGGGACGTGAACAGGGCGTGTGAGGTCGGTGACCTGAGTCTCTAATGCCCCCGGAGGCAGCAGAATGTATTACAGCCACTCTATTAAAACACCTGTACTGCAGCTAggcaccagggggcggggcttatgacctgtactgcagacagacaccagggggcggggtcagAGGGATTCCgcttcatgtcgtccatcttgatTGACACACTGTGCTCCTCAGATTCTCCAGGACGCCAGTCAGGCCGCTCAGGCGACCAATAACAACAGAGAGGAGGCGCTGAGTCCGGAGAAGGTGGAGCAGGTTCGACAGCGAATCAAAGATGTTTACGTGACCTCCTGTGATGTATACACTGTTTTATATGGTAACGCCAGCGAGCCGCTGACGAAGCAATgatgcacttcctgttcctcaaCCCGAGCTCTGTCCTCTGCAGCTGTTGTATCTGGGCTTCGAGCGGGAGGCAGTGGAGGCGTCGCTCGCTCTGACGGGAGGAGACGTCCAATCAGccgctcagctgctgctggacaaccAGGGAGTGATGTCACCGCAcccaaactcctcctcctccacctcgcccTCATCAGAGGagccctccacctccacaggtcagacagaaagagagagacagaaagagagagacagacagtcaacatGATTACATCAGCTGAAGTCAGTCATGTGACGTAGAAAAGTTTATGATGTGACGtgttgaagagagaaaagagaaaactggagagatgattgacagatgattgatgagatgattgacagattattgatgagatgattgacagatgatTGATGTGTTCAGAGGACGAGGAGCTGGTTAGCGAGGTTCTGGACGACCTGTCCCGTCACGAGGAGGATTATCTGGACCTgacgctggaggaggagagtgagctCATCGACACCATGAAGATGTACCTGAGCCGAGGGGCCACACACACCATGTGacgcacacatgcacccacacacacacatgcacccacacacgcacacatgcacccacacacacacatgcacccccacacacacacacacatacgcacacacatgcacacacacatgcacccacacgcacgcgcgcgcacagtCAGATTGACACGTATGTTCTAAAGCTTAGTGTTTGAAGACGCAACATTTACTATAAAACATCAAACTCTCGTTTATGATCATTTGAGTTCTATGATGAAACTTTGTTCAGATTGAAGAattaattattgtttgttttaataaaccAAAGCAgcgtcttgtttttctgttgacgaagcagcagcttctttttatttagatgattcatgttaaatatctgttatatatattatgtgttGATGTTTCACTGATGGAAACAATAAAGACGACGGAGGTTTTGTCGGAGCTCGTTTGTCCTGTGATCAATAACTGTGATTACGTCTGCCGCTGGGgccaggctccgcccacacatGCGCtctggactctgtgtgtgtgtgtgtgtgtgtgtgtgtgtgtgtgtgtgtgtgtgtcatggcgGACCCTCAGGACGCTCCTCTCTACCTGGGCTTTGACTTCAGCACGCAGCAGGTACAATCAGCTGTTTCGTCGTTTCCCTGCGCGATGTGGAGCTTGGTGACCCGGTGCACGCGTGGATGCGCGCGCAGACGGAGAAGAAGGAAGTGGCCGAGCGGGATCAGGTCGCTCCGTCTCGAGATTGTTTTTCTACTGCGTTGTTTGGCCCTCGCCGCTGCTGTGgatcacactgtgtgtgtgtgtgtgtgtgtgtgtgtacgtacgtacACGTTGCGTCTCGAGACTTCGTTCAAAATGTCGCGATTGAAGTTTAAGGAGAATATCAAACTGATCCGCCCACGTGACTCCACCACGTGACTCCACTGACCCACGTGGGCGGATGAGCTCGGTGAAGTTCTTCCGTTtcagtgaaaatacaaaaatttaTTCATAAACTCAACGTGATGATCAAAAGATGAATGAATCAGTGAACGTGTAGATATTAATCTGTTCAGTTGTTTTATAGAACGACCTTTAACCTCTGTCATGTACTTTTTGATTATGTTGAATGAAGCTGAAGGTCGTGGTGATCGATGGAAACATGGAGGTGGTTCATCAGAGCAACGTCCAGTTCGACTCCGAGTTACCTGAGTTCAGGTAGAACAcacaaagacgatcagtgactgtgtataaagacgatcagtgactgtgtataaagacgatcagtgaccgtgtataaagatgatcactgactgtatataaagaagatgactgactgtatataaagacgatcgctgactgtatataaagatgatcactgactgtatataaagaagatcactgactgtatataaagacgatcgctgactgtatataaagacgatcactgactgtatataaagacgatcgctgac
This window of the Scophthalmus maximus strain ysfricsl-2021 chromosome 21, ASM2237912v1, whole genome shotgun sequence genome carries:
- the nub1 gene encoding NEDD8 ultimate buster 1 — translated: MAEQNTEAKLKNLLKQEKIQLWNPPYTDEEDGERPGAQHLQELAEHYAPLLQLPVAEVGGALESIRVQTVTRGKGIRTYRETNVATLELLLPRDSRKVTKSKKNLLETRLDVSAQEVVDRVGEEFGLKYIKLILNGKTLSPDQRLDEQGVKNHSKVMVLKVSDAELKQQMNEEEQRKTEQSQSVQRTQRGFQILSERDGSDDPDVSPFLEVADQKGNPLKIPHQEKKALILAMGFHEKGRSLMKRKQYDSALCHLLQADQQFSACGSALLSSVDNFAVLQLDVVWCYRALEALSCLDDGRKRLQRAEDCFLQCYGERRERLRMIKGNTGREDVLFLRLYLLQSLLSYIEGNDVQARQQLSKVESLFGRLCLDSEKMAQLMTLGFSEREARLGLRACQGDLQEAAIHISNRRQEREELKKSERQRRRRRTEDVSALVELGYSRTDAARALHAADGDVNRACEILQDASQAAQATNNNREEALSPEKVEQLLYLGFEREAVEASLALTGGDVQSAAQLLLDNQGVMSPHPNSSSSTSPSSEEPSTSTEDEELVSEVLDDLSRHEEDYLDLTLEEESELIDTMKMYLSRGATHTM